The Spirosoma linguale DSM 74 DNA window TTCACGATTTGTATTTTTCTAAGAATAGCCAGTCTCTATAAAGTTAGCCTAATCACAACGGGGAAAAGAAAAGAATACCTGTTGCTCTTCCCTACTCGATTAGTGTCGTAGTTGACTGTATTATCCGCCTGGCCAATGGTCAATTTGCGAACCCGGTAGATTCCTCTTACCTTCCCCTTTCCCACGTTGAGCCATCCGGTAGCGAGGCGCGAAGCGGTCTTATAAAGAGCGAGACGGAACGCTATTTCGCTACGCTGCATACCGTTCTTCTCGCCCTACGGGGTTAGTAATCAGATATTTACAATTATTAACCTCACTGATTACTAACTAATTTTGTATACATTTTTAGTAACTTACTGATTATCAGTTAGTAATTGTATAATTTATTCCTACATGAGCGACCGAAAAAGTCTATCTGTCAGCGCAGGTACTCACCAACAATTAGAGCGGTTAGGCGACAAATTTGGCCTTTCTCATAAGGATTTGATTGCGGTAATGGCTCAATATTTCACCGTTACCAAGACCGATCCACGCGAAACTAAGGCCGATATACCCGACGTAGCCTTAAAGAAAATAGCCCAGAAAGTAGATACGCTGGATAAACGTATGATTGGATTTATCCGAGAGCAGGAGAAGGAGCTACTAAAGCCTATCCTGTCCGAAGTGCGCGCCATGCGGACCCAGATCGGGCAAGACTCAGGTGGTAGTGACACCATTACACCGGAGCACTTAGAGGAGCAGCTAACCGGTGTGGTCGGAGCGATTCAAACCCTAATGCGCCTTTCGTTCCGCACGGCCCTGGTCGATAATGCTTTACGCCCGGAGTACCGACAGCAGACTGACGAACTGATTCGCCAACAGGATAACCCCACCCAGCCATGATGACTAAAATAGGGGCAGGCGGTGCAGGCAGTTCCGGGGGACTGGTGGAATACTTAGAGAAAGAAAACAAGCTCAAGCCGGAACAGCAAGCTGAGTTATGGTTTAGCCAGCAGCGGGAGCAGTTGGCTGGCCAGGAGGTAGTGGCCCAGATTGACCACAACAAGCGCAATTTAGGCCGGGAGGATGCCAAGTACTATCAGGTGATCTTAGCCCCTTCACAGGCTGAATTAGCCCATATTGGCTCGGATTCTCAAAAGTTACAGGCCTTCACCCGAGCCGCGATGGAGCAGTACGCGGCCAATTTTGGAAAGGGAATAGAAAGCAAAGATTTAGTGTGGTTTGCCAAGATCGAACACAGCCGCCACTTCGACCACACCGACCGAGCCGTGCAACTGGGCGAGCAGCCGAAGGGCGTAGCCAAGACCGGCGACCAGACCCATATTCATGTGATTGTGAGCCGAACGGAGAATCTGCGCGAGTATGCAGCAGGGAAAAAAAACGAGCTGCATGAGCGCAAGAACCCCTACCACCTGAGTCCAATGACTAACCACAAAGCCACTACGAAAGGGGTGGTGGTGGGTGGTTTTGAGCGTAACAGCTTCAGCCAGCGCACCGAGCAGACCTTTGACCAGGCGTTCAACTACGAGCGTTCGTTAACCGAATCATTCCGGTTTTTGCACTGCATGAAGTACGGCGACGAGCCGGCCAAAGAGGAGATGCAGCGGCAAGCCGCAGAGCAGACCCTAAA harbors:
- a CDS encoding hypothetical protein (KEGG: hypothetical protein) produces the protein MMTKIGAGGAGSSGGLVEYLEKENKLKPEQQAELWFSQQREQLAGQEVVAQIDHNKRNLGREDAKYYQVILAPSQAELAHIGSDSQKLQAFTRAAMEQYAANFGKGIESKDLVWFAKIEHSRHFDHTDRAVQLGEQPKGVAKTGDQTHIHVIVSRTENLREYAAGKKNELHERKNPYHLSPMTNHKATTKGVVVGGFERNSFSQRTEQTFDQAFNYERSLTESFRFLHCMKYGDEPAKEEMQRQAAEQTLKRAQSHEPGQRIGMAEQPGQTLENEFTDDLRAVLSKAYQQKDVNDLAAALATAQAERERQRVAEEQKAEEARKVALEETKLAEQEKIDRQLKIEQELQNAPKISRGLSR